ACGAACTTTTCTTAAAAAACGAGGAGTCCCTTGGTACGATGGAATGCTTGCCCTACTCGCACTTGGAGTAAACTTTTATATTGTTTTTGAATATCGTCGCTTAATCAGTAACCAAGTAACGATTTTGGGTTACTCGACATTAGACATTATTATTGCTACTCTCGGGGTTGTACTAGTGTTAGAAGCGACAAGACGTGCAGTTGGTTTACCCATTGTTATTATTGCTTTAGTAGCTCTTGCGTACGGACTAATTGGGAATATTTTTCCAATTAGAGCATTTCAACATTCAGGCTTTACGTTTGATCGCTTAATGACAAGCATGTTCTTCAATACAGAAGCAATTTTTGGTACACCGCTTCGTATTTCATCTACGTACATTTTTCTTTTCCTTTTCTTTGGTGTCATGCTAACGAAAACAGGAATCGGAAAATTCTTTAATGATTTAGCCTTTGGGGCAACTGGTCGGATGACTGGTGGAACAGCTAAAGCTGCCGTTACAGCTAGTGGACTTCAAGGAATGGTAACAGGGTCTTCTGTAGCAAATACAGTAAGTTCAGGATCCTTTACTATTCCAATGATGAAAAGAGCTGGTTTCAAACCGGAATTCTCAGCAGCCGCTGAAGCATCCGCTTCAACAGGTGGTCAAATCATGCCTCCGATCATGGGGGCCGCAGCCTTTATTATGGCTAGTAACACCGGAGTTGCATATAGCGAAATTATTATTATTGCCATCATTCCAGCCTTTCTTTATTTTGCTGGTGTGTTTATGGGGACGCATTTTGAAGCAAAAAAACGAGGTATTCGTGGCTTGCCTAAAGATCAATTACCGACTTTTACAGGGATTGCTAAGCGATTGGATCTACTCGCTCCTCTATTAGCAATTATTGGCCTACTTTATCTTGGGTACACCGCTACAACAGCTGCCTTGTTCGGGATTGGAGCAGCCTTCTTTGTGAGTCTCTTCCGTAAAGAAACGAGAATGGGGCCACGCGATATTTTAGATGCTCTTGAACAAGGGGCACGTGTCGCTCTTCCAGTTATCTCTGCCTGTGCATCAGCAGGGATTATTGCTGGGATTGTTACGATGACAGGTCTTGGTGGGAAAATTGCTGGTGGGATCATAGATCTTGCAGGTGGCGTCTTTTTCCTAGTATTATTCTTTACGATGATTGCTTGTATTTTACTTGGGATGGGCTTACCAACAACAGCAAACTATGTTGTTACCGCATCGATGGCAGCACCTGCACTCATTGCCTTTGATGTCCCAATTATAGCTGCTCACTTCTTTGTATTTTACTTTGGAATTGTAGCAGATATTACACCGCCTGTTTGTCTTGCCGCCTATGCAGGGGCGGGGATAGCTAAAGCGAATCCGATGAAAGCTGGAGTCACCGCTTTCAAACTTTCCATTGCAGCGTTTATCATTCCATACGCGTTTGTTTCAAATCCAGTCCTGTTATTACAAGATTGGTCAATGGCAGCACTTGTGCCTGCACTTGTTACGGCGCTTCTTGGAATGACTGCGGTCAGTGCCTCACTGATGGGCTATTTCGTTGCAAAACCAATGATGATTGAACGATTGTTGTTATTTGCAGCTGGTTTAGCTTTAATTTATCCAAACAACCTGACGATCTCATTGTCTGGTTTAGCTGTACTCTTATTAATCGGAGTTATCCACTTTATCCGCAACAAAAAAGATGACTCAGATCAAGGCTTAGCCACTTCATAATGAACCGTCAACACTTGAGACTTGCTTTGGGCAAGTCTCTTTTTCTCGATATTTATTGGATGAGAACTGTATGACAACTTGGTTCTTCATGCTAAAATAAAGGGAGTAAAAGCGAGGTGAACGTAATGATGAAGGGTTGGGTATTCCTTTTTTTACTTCTTTTATTAACTAGTTGTCAAACAAACAAAGTCATACAAGAATCCTCCCTTTCAATTGTTCACGATGAAAACATTCATCTAAAAGTAGAATTTGATGGGATTGAGCATGGAGAATTAAATAATGAATCTGGTTTCTACGTGAATGTGATCGTTACCTCCCTATACCCTCTTCATGACGTAGAAAATGACTATACATACATGTTGGATCGATATGTATTCGGTGAAGATCAAGCCGTTCATGAAGCACAATCATTTGAAACATCTAGAGAAACGGCTGACGGAAAGCCTCTAAATCTAAATCAGCTCTATATCCGTCAGTTTTTTACTCCTAGTCTTAAAAAAGGTACACACTTTCTCGATCTTCCTGTATACGTAAAACCAACTTATTATAGGAGGAACTTGATATTTAATGAACTGCATCACGACATGAAACAAATCGAGCAAAATGACTTCCGAATCTTAAGTGTGGAGACGACCGGAAATAAATTATTTCTTCAAGCTTCTGACGCTCATAACATTAAAGGTGTAGAGGTCACACTTTTATCGAATAGCGAAAAAATCTTCCCTTCCTTTCAAACGACGTCCTACGACGAAGAAAGGAATATTATTAATGGAGAGTTTGAATTTGCAGAACCCATCGTTGAGCCGTTTCAATTGTCGATTAAACGACATCGTTTAGAAGAACAGCTTTGGACACTCAGGCTTCAACCGAAAGTAGTCATAACTTCAAACTAAATAAAGAAAAGGAATCTACATGGCCATGTAGATTCCTTTTCTTTATTTTGGATGTATTAATTTCCGACAAACATTTCTCACTTACCCGCTCGTATGGTATCATACAATACGTAAAGAAGAAGAGAATTGAGGGATTAACATATGAAAACCGTCGTTACGACGTTGAACGCTAAATACATTCACACATGCTTAGCACTTCGCTGTCTGAAAGCCTATGCCGAACCTGAATTTCCAATTGAAATGGTTGAATTCACAATTAAAGACCCTGTGATGAACATAGTCTCCGATCTATATGAACGTACACCAGATGTGATTGGGTTTAGCTGCTACATTTGGAACATAGAAGAAACGCTAAAAGTCATTGAAATGTTAAAAAAAGTGATGCCACATACTCAGATCGTCCTTGGAGGTCCTGAAGTTTCCTATGATACAAAGGAATGGCTCGAAAAAACCTCAGATGCTGACTTCATTGTTGTTGGAGAAGGCGAAGAGACATTTAAACAACTTCTTGAAGAATTGAGTACAACGAAGAAATACCATATGGTCTTTGGACTCGCATATCGTAAAGGGGAGGAAATCCTCATTAATGCTCCTAGACCTAAACTAAAATTAGATGATCTCCCTACTCCATATCGTTTTGAAGAAGATCTAACAGCTCTCTCAAAACGTGTGACTTATTTTGAAACGAGCCGCGGCTGTCCGTATAGCTGTCAATTTTGCTTGTCTTCCATTGAAGTCGGGGTACGTTATGTCAATATAGAGCAAGTGAAACGAGATTTACTTTTCTTAATTGAAAGTGGAGCGAAATTAATTAAATTTGTTGATCGTACATTCAATATTAAAAGAGATTACGCCCTTGAAATTTTTCAGTTCCTCATCGATAACCATCAAGGCTGTGTGTTCCAATTTGAGATCACTGCAGATATTATGCGTCCAGAGGTACTCGAATTTCTGAATGAGCACGCACCAAAGGGAATTTTCCGTTTTGAGATTGGCGTTCAATCAACAAACGATACAACGAACGAGCTCGTGCAACGTCGACAAAATTTCGAGAAACTAGCCCGAACCGTCACGATGGTTAAAGACGGTGGGAAAATTGACCAACATTTAGATTTAATTGCTGGTCTTCCGGAAGAAGATTACAACTCCTTCCGAAACACATTTAATGAAGTGTTTGCCCTCGGGGCGGAAGAACTTCAATTAGGTTTCTTGAAAATGTTACGCGGGACAGGCCTTCGTCTACGTGCCGATGATCATGATTACGTCTATATGAATCATTCTCCTTATGAGATCCTTAGCAATAATATTCTTCCGTTTTCAGATATTGTCCGTATTAAACGAGTGGAAGATGTATTAGAGAAGTATTGGAATGACCATCGCATGGACTTAACAATTGAGTACTTAGTCGAAAAAGAATTTGCATCACCGTTTGACTTCTTCCAAGAATTCGGTAACTTTTGGGAGTCGAAAGGTTGGTCTCGAATTGGGCATCAACTTGAGGACTTGTTCTCAAGACTTTATCAATTCCTTGAATCCCGAGACACTAATCACCTCGATACTATTAAAGGCTTGATGATGGTTGATTATTTCGGTAATCATAAGCATAAGCCGCGCAAAACGTGGTGGACCTTCTCTTTAACAAAAGAAGAGCAGAGTACCTATTTAAAAGCGATTGCCGACAATCCAACGGAAGTAAGTGAAGACTTTGCTGCCCTTGGTTTAACAGAAAAAGAACTTCACAAACATACGATGATCGAAGTCATTCCGTTCTCTTTAGATGCATACGTAAACGATCGAATAATCAAACAAAAAAATGAAATTGTGATTGCATACTTTAGTCCAAAAACGAATAAAACAAGCTTATTCTCATCAAGACGTGAAGCACTCACTGTCTAACAACAAATAGTGAAAATAAGACTCATGCAACCGCATGGGTCTTATTCACATTAGTTGGGATACTCTCTTCAGTATGAGATAATCAAAAGATCATTCGTAAAAATATCATTGGAGGGCTATAACATGAACAAAGTGATTGAGACACAACGGCAACATCGTTCTTATCGAGCTTACACAACAACAGCTGTTGAAGAAGAAAAACTAGAGGCTATCGTTTCTGCTGCACAAGCTGCCCCTTCCTGGATCAATGGACAGCAAGTGTCGATTATTGCGGTAAAGGATGAAAATAGAAAAGCAAAGTTGGCCAAACTAGTGGGAAACCAAGCTTATGTTGCACAAGCACCGGTCTTTTTCATTTTTTGTGCAGACTTTCACCGCGCTCAATTAGCAGGCCAAAAACACGGGAAAGAACTTGAAGCGATTCATGATGTCGACGCCCTTCTTGTTGGCGCAACAGATGTTGGATTGGCGATGTCGAGTGCAATTACGGCCGCGGAATCGATGGAACTAGGTACGGTCCCAATAGGAGGCATTCGAAAACATCCTCTTGAAGTCATTGAATTGCTGGAACTACCTAAGTATGTCATTCCTATTTCTGGGCTATGTATCGGTTATCCAAACGAAGACCCTCCATTAAAGCCTCGCCTTCCTAAAGAGACCATCTATCATCAAGAACGTTACCATTCGGTCGACCCATCATTGATTGAGCGCTATGATGAAACGATGAGTCGTTACATGGAGAAACGTTCAAACGGAAAGCTCTCTACTTCTTGGACAGAACGTGTGTCAAGCTTTTATGAAAAACCCTATTACACTGATATTGCCGCTATGCTTACAAAACAAGGGTTTGTTTGTGACAATATTAAGAAAAGCTAAACAAAACAGCCTTCCTTATTCTGAACAAAATAAGGAAGGCTATTTTCTTATATATGAAGACTTTCACGAGGCTTAGCTTCAGGGCGTCCAAAATAATAACCTTGAGCGAGAGGAATATGTAAATGCGCGCAAAAGTCAGCTTCTTCTTTTCGTTCGATTCCTTCTGCAAGTAAAGTAATTCCATATGTATTCGCCACATTAGCTATCTCTTTTATTTCTCTTTGCTTGATAGGGTCTTCATCACAATGACCAATAAGATTTCGGTCAATTTTTGCGAAATTCGGCTTTAATTCTTTTAATACATCTACCGTTGCAAACCCTGAACCAAGATCATCCAACGCCACATGTATCCCACGTTTTTGATAAACGTTAAATATATTTTTCAATTGATCGATATCGGGGATTTTCTCTGTCTCCACCACTTCAAATACCAAATCTTCAGGGTCAATGTTTGCTCTTTCGACAGCTTGCAATGTACTCTTCAAACAATGATTTGGATCATAGATTGATGATGGTAAGAAATTAATAAATCGTTTGACCCCTTTAGATAAATGCTTAGCACTGATCTTAATCGCTGAAATGCGCGCCTGACTATCTAGGACCGACTGCAATCCTGCTCTCTGAGAAAAGGAGAAGAGGCTTCCTGGATTAAAGCGATGCTCTTCATCGATAGGACGCAAAAGAAATTCATATCCATAGACCGAACCACTCGATACATTGATAATGGGCTGCATATGTTGAGTAAATAATCCCTCATTAATAATTTGAACATACGACCAGTTTAATAATCGCTCTCTTAATTGCTCGTATGGAACAAAGTTTGCGAATCGATCATTTGTTTCAACTGAATAAGTTGCATAAACTTGATCGGCTTTCTTTAACAAATAAGAATCAAACAAGTCAATCATTGTCTGTACATGTTGAAGAGAATCATATTGAACAAACAATAAATTATTTTCATTCGTTGTGAACGTCATATTCTGTTCGAGAAGTATCCCCTTCATTTTACTTAATAGATTCTGATTTTTTATTCGTAATAATAGATGACCTCGATCTGAGAGGTTAGGTATGAAACCGCAATTTTTACATGAATTCAATGTTATATCCCTCCTTTTCACTTTCTCTCTTATATTATAATAGTTATTAAAAACTATTACCATAGTATTGATTTATTCCTATTTATTGTGAATGTTCCAAGATGAGAGACCATGCCAAAAAGACATGGTTTCTCATCCTACGTTTTATTTCTAACATTTAGTAATTCGAGTGCGGCTTTTGTAGCTGTTGACTTTCCACTTAAGACTTGGTTCTTCAACAAGGGAAGCCTCTTTTGAATTTGTTCATTTTGATAGAATTGGGCGAGGACTTGCTCTTCAATTAAATCTTGGAACCATCTTAATGCTTGTTCATTACGACGATTAAGAAATAAGTCGTGCTGTTGCATATGCTCTTTATGCTTCTCAATGATCGTCCATATTTGTTCAACACCTTCTCCAGTTAGAGCAGAGACGGTATGTGCTTCTGTCGCCCACCCTTCTGTAATCGGAGGCAACATATGTAACATACGGTTTAGTTCGACTTTGGCTAGTTCAGCTGCTCGTTTGTTTTTTCCGTCTGCTTTGTTAATCACCATCGCATCTGCCATTTCCATGATGCCTTTTTTCATTCCTTGTAACTCATCTCCTGCACCTGTCAGCATAAGGACGAGAAAAAAGTCGACCATTGAACGCACCGCGATTTCACTTTGACCAACACCGACTGTCTCGACAATGATCACATCATATCCCGCAGCCTCACAAAGAAGCAATGTTTCCCGTGTTTTTCGCGCGACGCCTCCAAGTGTACCACTAGCAGGTGAAGGTCTAACGTACGCCTGGGGATGTCTTGATAACTTCTCCATTCTTGTTTTATCACCTAAAATACTTCCGCCTGTTAACGTACTAGACGGGTCAACAGCTAGAACGGCGACTTTATGCCCTCGCTCACAAAGCATCATTCCAAATGCTTCAATTAATGTGCTTTTTCCAGCTCCAGGTACACCAGAAAATCCAATTCGAATGGAGTTTCCTGTGTGTGGCATTAATTCTGTTAACACATCTTGAGCTAGTTGCAAATGTTTTGACGCATTGCTTTCAACCAGTGTGATCGCCCGTGCAAGCAAAGCACGATTCTGCTCTTTTACACCCACTACATAATCATCCACTGTTAATGTTCTTCTTTTAGGGGTTCGCATCATTTGCTCCTCCTCTCAGATCACTCTCAAAAAAGGAAGAAAAGAAGAAGGGTTACTCCACCTCTTCTTCTCCTAATCCTAGTCTCTCATTTAATTCTTCTAATATCTGCACTGCTGCAACCGGTATAACTGTTCCAGGACCAAAAATAGCCGTTGCCCCGTTCTCCTTTAAGAATTGATAATCCTGAGCTGGGATGACGCCACCAATGATCACGATAATGTCTTCACGGCCATGTTTTTTTAGTTCCTCAACCACTTGAGGTAATAACGTTCGATGTCCTGCAGCAAGTGAGCTCATCCCAATTACATGCACATCGTTTTCAACAGCTTGCAGTGCCGCTTCCGCTGGTGTTTGGAATAGCGGACCGATGTCAACGTCAAAGCCCATATCAGCAAAAGCGGTTGAAATGACTTTGGCTCCACGATCATGGCCATCTTGCCCCATTTTTGCAACCATAATTCTTGGTCTACGTCCCTCTTCTTTTGCAAATGTTTCAGTCAATTTTCGTACTTGTTCCATCTCTTCATTCTCTCCAAACTCAGATCGGTATACGCCACTAATCGACCTAATTACAGCAACATGTCTTCCAACTACTTTCTCATATGCATCTGAAATTTCACCTAGTGTAGCTCGATCACGCGCTGCTTGTACGGCTAGCTCAAGTAGATTTCCTTTTCCTGTTTCTGCCGCTTCTGTAATCGCCGCTAGTGAGTCTTTCACTCTCGCTTCATCACGTTCTGATCGTAGTTTTTCTAGACGTCTAATCTGAGATTCGCGTACTGCGGTATTATCAATGTTCAAAATATCAAGTGGGTCTTCTTCTTCTAAACGATACGTATTCACACCAATAATTTTCTCTTTCTTCGAATCAATCTGAGCCTGTCTTCTTGCAGCAGCTTCTTCGATCCTCATTTTCGGAAGCCCTGTTTCAATTGCTTTTGCCATTCCACCAAGCTCTTCAATTTCTTCAATATGAGCCCATGCCTTACGCATTAACTCAGCTGTGAGGGTTTCGACATAATACGAACCACCCCACGGATCAAGAACATTTGTCAGACCCGTCTCATCTTGTAAATAAAGTTGAGTGTTTCTCGCAATTCGTGCAGAAAAATCAGTAGGGAGAGCAATCGCTTCATCTAACGCATTCGTATGCAAAGATTGCGTATGACCCATCGATGCCGCCATCGCTTCTACGCATGTACGAATGACATTGTTATACGGATCTTGCTCGGTCAAGCTCCAGCCTGAAGTTTGCGAATGGGTCCGTAAGGCTAGCGATTTTTCATTTTTCGGTTCAAATGGCTTAATAAGCTTCGCCCACATTAGACGAGCTGCGCGCATTTTTGCCACTTCCATATAATAATTCATTCCAATCGCCCAGAAGAAAGATAAACGCGGAGCAAATGCGTCAATATCAAGACCTGCTTTCATTCCTGTGCGCACGTACTCCAAACCATCCGCAAGAGTATACGCAAGTTCAATATCTGCCGTTGCCCCTGCTTCTTGCATATGATACCCCGAGATACTAATACTATTAAATTTTGGCATATGGTTGGAAGTATACTCAAATATGTCGGCAATCACCTTCATTGAA
Above is a genomic segment from Bacillus sp. FJAT-45037 containing:
- the scpA gene encoding methylmalonyl-CoA mutase, producing MSKPSFNQLSFPSFDQSPTKQDRKQTMETMEKIDLYSSYSQEDTEGMKHLDYVAGIAPFFRGPYPAMYKTRPWTVRQYAGFSTAEESNAFYRRNLAAGQKGLSIAFDLATHRGYDSDHERVVGDVGKAGVAVDSILDMKVLFDGIPLDEMSVSMTMNGAVLPILAFYIVAAEEQGVKPEQLTGTIQNDILKEYMVRNTYIYPPEPSMKVIADIFEYTSNHMPKFNSISISGYHMQEAGATADIELAYTLADGLEYVRTGMKAGLDIDAFAPRLSFFWAIGMNYYMEVAKMRAARLMWAKLIKPFEPKNEKSLALRTHSQTSGWSLTEQDPYNNVIRTCVEAMAASMGHTQSLHTNALDEAIALPTDFSARIARNTQLYLQDETGLTNVLDPWGGSYYVETLTAELMRKAWAHIEEIEELGGMAKAIETGLPKMRIEEAAARRQAQIDSKKEKIIGVNTYRLEEEDPLDILNIDNTAVRESQIRRLEKLRSERDEARVKDSLAAITEAAETGKGNLLELAVQAARDRATLGEISDAYEKVVGRHVAVIRSISGVYRSEFGENEEMEQVRKLTETFAKEEGRRPRIMVAKMGQDGHDRGAKVISTAFADMGFDVDIGPLFQTPAEAALQAVENDVHVIGMSSLAAGHRTLLPQVVEELKKHGREDIIVIIGGVIPAQDYQFLKENGATAIFGPGTVIPVAAVQILEELNERLGLGEEEVE
- the nfsA gene encoding oxygen-insensitive NADPH nitroreductase gives rise to the protein MNKVIETQRQHRSYRAYTTTAVEEEKLEAIVSAAQAAPSWINGQQVSIIAVKDENRKAKLAKLVGNQAYVAQAPVFFIFCADFHRAQLAGQKHGKELEAIHDVDALLVGATDVGLAMSSAITAAESMELGTVPIGGIRKHPLEVIELLELPKYVIPISGLCIGYPNEDPPLKPRLPKETIYHQERYHSVDPSLIERYDETMSRYMEKRSNGKLSTSWTERVSSFYEKPYYTDIAAMLTKQGFVCDNIKKS
- the meaB gene encoding methylmalonyl Co-A mutase-associated GTPase MeaB, coding for MMRTPKRRTLTVDDYVVGVKEQNRALLARAITLVESNASKHLQLAQDVLTELMPHTGNSIRIGFSGVPGAGKSTLIEAFGMMLCERGHKVAVLAVDPSSTLTGGSILGDKTRMEKLSRHPQAYVRPSPASGTLGGVARKTRETLLLCEAAGYDVIIVETVGVGQSEIAVRSMVDFFLVLMLTGAGDELQGMKKGIMEMADAMVINKADGKNKRAAELAKVELNRMLHMLPPITEGWATEAHTVSALTGEGVEQIWTIIEKHKEHMQQHDLFLNRRNEQALRWFQDLIEEQVLAQFYQNEQIQKRLPLLKNQVLSGKSTATKAALELLNVRNKT
- a CDS encoding B12-binding domain-containing radical SAM protein, whose translation is MKTVVTTLNAKYIHTCLALRCLKAYAEPEFPIEMVEFTIKDPVMNIVSDLYERTPDVIGFSCYIWNIEETLKVIEMLKKVMPHTQIVLGGPEVSYDTKEWLEKTSDADFIVVGEGEETFKQLLEELSTTKKYHMVFGLAYRKGEEILINAPRPKLKLDDLPTPYRFEEDLTALSKRVTYFETSRGCPYSCQFCLSSIEVGVRYVNIEQVKRDLLFLIESGAKLIKFVDRTFNIKRDYALEIFQFLIDNHQGCVFQFEITADIMRPEVLEFLNEHAPKGIFRFEIGVQSTNDTTNELVQRRQNFEKLARTVTMVKDGGKIDQHLDLIAGLPEEDYNSFRNTFNEVFALGAEELQLGFLKMLRGTGLRLRADDHDYVYMNHSPYEILSNNILPFSDIVRIKRVEDVLEKYWNDHRMDLTIEYLVEKEFASPFDFFQEFGNFWESKGWSRIGHQLEDLFSRLYQFLESRDTNHLDTIKGLMMVDYFGNHKHKPRKTWWTFSLTKEEQSTYLKAIADNPTEVSEDFAALGLTEKELHKHTMIEVIPFSLDAYVNDRIIKQKNEIVIAYFSPKTNKTSLFSSRREALTV
- a CDS encoding EAL domain-containing protein, giving the protein MNSCKNCGFIPNLSDRGHLLLRIKNQNLLSKMKGILLEQNMTFTTNENNLLFVQYDSLQHVQTMIDLFDSYLLKKADQVYATYSVETNDRFANFVPYEQLRERLLNWSYVQIINEGLFTQHMQPIINVSSGSVYGYEFLLRPIDEEHRFNPGSLFSFSQRAGLQSVLDSQARISAIKISAKHLSKGVKRFINFLPSSIYDPNHCLKSTLQAVERANIDPEDLVFEVVETEKIPDIDQLKNIFNVYQKRGIHVALDDLGSGFATVDVLKELKPNFAKIDRNLIGHCDEDPIKQREIKEIANVANTYGITLLAEGIERKEEADFCAHLHIPLAQGYYFGRPEAKPRESLHI
- a CDS encoding TRAP transporter permease, with protein sequence MTEAKSKDQELLAKYDKESAYRTDLQKWTWIVTILAISLTIFQLYTSFRGPYVTLIQGAIHLAGGLSLIFILYPAKRTFLKKRGVPWYDGMLALLALGVNFYIVFEYRRLISNQVTILGYSTLDIIIATLGVVLVLEATRRAVGLPIVIIALVALAYGLIGNIFPIRAFQHSGFTFDRLMTSMFFNTEAIFGTPLRISSTYIFLFLFFGVMLTKTGIGKFFNDLAFGATGRMTGGTAKAAVTASGLQGMVTGSSVANTVSSGSFTIPMMKRAGFKPEFSAAAEASASTGGQIMPPIMGAAAFIMASNTGVAYSEIIIIAIIPAFLYFAGVFMGTHFEAKKRGIRGLPKDQLPTFTGIAKRLDLLAPLLAIIGLLYLGYTATTAALFGIGAAFFVSLFRKETRMGPRDILDALEQGARVALPVISACASAGIIAGIVTMTGLGGKIAGGIIDLAGGVFFLVLFFTMIACILLGMGLPTTANYVVTASMAAPALIAFDVPIIAAHFFVFYFGIVADITPPVCLAAYAGAGIAKANPMKAGVTAFKLSIAAFIIPYAFVSNPVLLLQDWSMAALVPALVTALLGMTAVSASLMGYFVAKPMMIERLLLFAAGLALIYPNNLTISLSGLAVLLLIGVIHFIRNKKDDSDQGLATS